The following nucleotide sequence is from Drosophila kikkawai strain 14028-0561.14 chromosome 2L, DkikHiC1v2, whole genome shotgun sequence.
TTGCACAAATAATATGAattagcatacttttaggtaTATTTGTAAGTGATTTCACTTTCGAGTTTAGATTAATTAAGAAGGCATATTCCCTATATCTATGAGCACTCACCGAAGAAGATCCATGAATGCATTTTCCTCGCAGATATCTCTATCCTCGACGATATCATTCAGCAGGGCCTGTACCAGATTGATAAGTTCACCCAAATCTACATAAAACTTGAGATCATCGAGCGTAGCATCCGATTTATTCTTCTCCAAAATGTCCACATAAACGGTGGTCATCTGCTGTTCGAAGCGCTTCAAGTTGTTCTTATAGGACCACACAAAGATGGTGTCATTGGGATTTGTACCCGCCGGTGGGAACTCCCGCATAACATTTAGGATCTCttggagctgcagcagctgatAGATGATGCACACGTTCCGGAAGTCGGAAATAAGGTTGCCAAACCGCACTTGGAACTTCTCTTTCATCAATAGGGCGGAGTCTCGCTGCTTCTCAGTGAGAATCGACGCCCGTACAGTGCTGCGACCCTCCGTACCTCTTGAACGCGGAGCAACGTTGGTCTTGTACATCTTGGCCCGGAATGCCGTTTccgaatccacttcagagctACTTGATTTCACCTTGTCTAAAGAGCTATGCACCTCCACCTTCTTCTCCAGGACGTAGGGAGAAAGCAGCAGCTTGATAAACTCATCATAGCACATCTCATCCGGTTTCGGCGGCAGCGGGAAGAGGCTGTTGATCTTCTCTATATACTCAGGCAGGGTATAAATCTTGGGTTGCATTTTTGGTCCTCTTAGGACTCCCAAACTAATTTGACTTCCCTTTAAATGTGAGGATTCCTTAAATGACTTCATGTTTATATGTGTTTCTTCTGTGACAAATTATGGACCAATTTAAAAGTATGAGATTGCAATACTGACACTTGTATGTAATGTTGCTATGGTTCTGCcaagaaaacaacaaagaaatacaaataatattataacaaACTTGTACCTACATTAATGTCATTGTTTTCTCGCTAAcaagtttataatttaaggATAAACCTTCATGGTATCCTTTTAGCATTACCAAAACTTCATCAAAGTTAatacaaagttaatacaatCAAAATCATCTCTTAACGTGCGCTAGATTTCTTTCTGTATAgctttgttattattgtttatttaatagagtaaacaaacacaaaacggGTCTACTCTATTATATCTTAATTAAAGGGTGTGCAAGTCACAAGGCGACTAAtgcaaatatgtatgtaaatgtttaCACAAAATGCATGTACTCCACAACTCCCACGCTGGCGCACACTCGTTCACTCCACCGCTCATGTGGTGGAGCTCCCACAGTCGCACACTTCCACTCGCACCAGTGGGGCTTGCAGAGGCTCTCTCACTTACTGGCTCTCCCGCTATTGGAGCTGCCTCTCTCCCCCACTGGAGCCCACTGGAAGCTCCCTCTCCCGCTCTTCGACTCTGTCTCGGCTATgtgtagtagtagtagtagtaggcACCGCACATATTCGCTGTTTGCTTTGGGGCTGCTCTGGCTTGCTCGCTTTCTTGCTGGCCAACTCTGGCCGCCTGTTCCAATGTATCGCGTAGAGGGACCTGCCTCAATGTTGCGCGTCGATTTTAGGGAGCCTACACCATAAAAATCGGTGACGCTCCTCCACTTTTTTTGCGCCCTCTCCGTCTATGGCTCGGCCCCTACTTTCCGTCTTTTGCTGTGGAGTTGGGTGGTGTCTGAAGGCGCCTGCGCGGAGTGCGGTGGGATTTTCTTGGCTTCGCTTTGCAGCTTTGTCGCTCGCTCGGTCGCCATTTGCGATTCCCGCTGCTCTGTCGCCGAATATGAAGCAAGCAGAATGAGCTGCAAGTAGGATTGGAGATGAGATGTTTTATTTTCAGCTTTCCGCTGCTTACTGTTGTCGTTGGAGTCGGATGCTGCTGCTTAGATGATGCTAGCGACTTGACCTTGACACTTGAATTTAACCCACTATGGTTTATGTAAAAAGAGGTGGTCTAGATGCCacttttaatgccatattctGACAGGTTTGTacatatttaaacattttttctacaccataaataaatttagaaaattaaatttaaattaaatttcattatcgTACTAAGATATGTACTAC
It contains:
- the LOC108074847 gene encoding reticulocyte-binding protein homolog 2a, which produces MKSFKESSHLKGSQISLGVLRGPKMQPKIYTLPEYIEKINSLFPLPPKPDEMCYDEFIKLLLSPYVLEKKVEVHSSLDKVKSSSSEVDSETAFRAKMYKTNVAPRSRGTEGRSTVRASILTEKQRDSALLMKEKFQVRFGNLISDFRNVCIIYQLLQLQEILNVMREFPPAGTNPNDTIFVWSYKNNLKRFEQQMTTVYVDILEKNKSDATLDDLKFYVDLGELINLVQALLNDIVEDRDICEENAFMDLLRDTQVDIDKVIGVPYETIMAQHDALREENSKKKIIGIQNPQLVAKQRSLKKERNQIDYLSPIETRYKVNWAYDNVEQGQHKDFLRCKVLTDELEKLAELKAKDEKVWMSCQVKYVTLIEQYKTRINTVQETFDEDMEAAENMLQATTNRVTKCKEDLKAQMDMVEMFHRKIKEVRDKIAMEEERERARLSAARPSKRPSRVLARQKAEAKEAKKQEKLNLIKAKKEAKAQAKALAKQEALERAKEEANDED